One Prosthecochloris marina DNA window includes the following coding sequences:
- a CDS encoding phosphatidylserine decarboxylase, with protein MPSRYGRSTIAKTFLICALLAAGGLLSSGVVKILLLAAASGFFLFTLYFFRDPSRIAPAEPNAILAPADGRVLLIKKVSHPFTGTDSTLVSIFMSLFNVHVNRIPFSGRIEHLCYHKGKFLMAFDHDSMNNNERMEIGLQNSGFPVFFTQVAGFVARRIVCNLTIGEHVEAGNRFGMIKFGSRLDIILPDNARIVVSEGEKTLAGKTVIAMRNT; from the coding sequence ATGCCATCCCGTTACGGCCGCAGCACAATCGCCAAGACATTTCTCATCTGTGCCCTACTTGCCGCCGGAGGGCTGTTATCCTCTGGAGTCGTAAAAATCCTGCTGCTTGCAGCTGCCTCAGGATTTTTCTTGTTCACACTCTACTTCTTTCGGGATCCTTCACGCATTGCCCCTGCAGAGCCGAATGCAATCCTTGCACCTGCTGACGGCAGGGTACTCTTGATAAAAAAGGTTTCGCACCCTTTTACCGGAACGGATTCAACACTTGTTAGCATCTTCATGTCGCTTTTCAACGTCCATGTCAACAGAATCCCTTTCAGTGGCCGAATCGAACATCTTTGTTATCACAAAGGAAAATTTCTCATGGCATTCGATCATGACAGCATGAACAACAATGAACGAATGGAGATTGGTCTGCAAAACAGCGGCTTTCCGGTCTTTTTCACACAAGTCGCCGGATTCGTTGCCCGAAGAATCGTCTGTAACCTCACAATAGGAGAACACGTTGAAGCCGGGAACAGATTTGGCATGATTAAATTCGGCTCCCGCCTTGACATCATTCTCCCCGATAACGCCCGAATTGTTGTTTCGGAAGGAGAGAAAACTCTTGCGGGAAAAACAGTTATCGCAATGCGCAACACATAA
- a CDS encoding Sec-independent protein translocase subunit TatA/TatB — protein MFLFGLPGGSELILIFLVILLLFGAKKLPELARGLGQSMKEFRKAQTEIEDEFTKAVDDKPSQKKDSSSGNG, from the coding sequence ATGTTTTTATTCGGGTTACCAGGTGGTTCCGAACTCATCTTAATTTTCTTGGTGATACTTCTGCTTTTCGGAGCCAAAAAGCTCCCGGAACTCGCAAGAGGGCTTGGCCAAAGCATGAAAGAGTTCAGGAAAGCACAAACAGAGATAGAAGATGAATTCACCAAAGCAGTGGATGATAAACCCTCTCAAAAAAAGGACTCTTCTTCCGGCAACGGTTGA
- a CDS encoding lamin tail domain-containing protein: MRFFFILFLTTLFLSSCKTNNDTISLNGTSIIVENKTLPVINEILFAPVQQKDDGLEDQPDFVEIYNPGKETVNLHGWYFQDCPTSSGKRYTYHFAEDPSADNLLAPGQYGIIVPEESLDREASRLVRFYDYLSHDPSVRIFIVQRKTFSLNNDMDCVTLKDVNGTVIDSVSYNSVWHNPYVKNTKGRSLEKFNDRLSSNSPESWSSSMDGEYAATPGRKNSIYLSTDRLGQKPSLSMDPKTFSPDLDGNGEKAIIRYKLPVGAYQVTAVIYDSDGKSTRNLAEGLPSGPEGSFEWNGLCDDGTAALSGLYLIRVTIAGSAFSGMVELEDQMALVR, encoded by the coding sequence ATGCGGTTTTTTTTTATCCTTTTCCTAACTACGCTTTTTTTATCGTCTTGCAAAACAAACAACGATACAATATCACTTAACGGTACATCGATAATTGTTGAAAACAAAACACTCCCGGTTATAAACGAAATTCTTTTCGCTCCAGTCCAGCAAAAAGATGACGGTCTCGAGGATCAGCCGGATTTCGTGGAAATCTACAACCCCGGCAAAGAAACCGTCAATCTTCATGGCTGGTATTTCCAGGACTGTCCAACCTCGAGCGGTAAACGATATACCTACCATTTTGCGGAAGATCCTTCGGCTGACAACCTCCTTGCCCCAGGGCAATACGGCATCATAGTGCCGGAAGAAAGCCTGGATCGTGAAGCCTCACGGCTAGTTCGGTTTTACGACTACCTTTCTCATGACCCCTCCGTAAGAATTTTCATTGTCCAGCGCAAAACGTTTTCTCTCAATAACGACATGGATTGCGTCACCCTGAAAGACGTCAATGGAACAGTGATCGATTCTGTTTCGTACAACAGTGTATGGCATAATCCTTATGTAAAAAACACTAAAGGCCGTTCTCTGGAAAAATTCAATGACCGGTTGTCATCAAACTCACCTGAAAGCTGGTCCTCCTCGATGGACGGTGAATACGCAGCCACTCCCGGCAGAAAAAACAGTATCTACCTGTCAACTGACCGGCTTGGCCAAAAACCGTCATTGTCAATGGATCCGAAAACATTTTCCCCCGACCTCGACGGTAATGGGGAAAAAGCAATCATACGCTACAAGCTTCCCGTCGGAGCCTATCAGGTTACAGCCGTCATCTATGACAGCGACGGCAAATCGACAAGGAACCTGGCCGAGGGCCTCCCCTCTGGACCAGAGGGAAGTTTCGAATGGAACGGCCTTTGCGACGACGGCACTGCAGCACTTTCCGGTCTTTACCTGATCAGGGTTACGATCGCCGGCAGTGCATTCAGCGGTATGGTCGAGCTTGAAGACCAAATGGCGCTTGTCAGATGA
- the recN gene encoding DNA repair protein RecN, translating into MSPKLYLLTMLTNLYIKNFALIEELSIEFSKGLTIITGETGAGKSILIGALNQVLGIRANSDLVRSGSSKAIIEAVMIPESPHRLSPILDEAEIDHGDEILLRREISAKGQSRCFINDSPCTLQVLKRVGDLLIDLHGQHEHQFLLHPETHASMLDGFGQFADRVESYQKVYAHLKQRRKELERLVADTDRIQEKRDLLEYQLKELESLGLKKGESAELEEEITLHENSETRFSLCAAINEQLYDTERSAFVQLSEAVQQLGSLAAIDKSFYAHLEDAESAKSLVEELSRAVRNYSESIEFNPEHLEVLRERQMQLQRAMKKYGKTIEELIDLKENIIEELSLESNLSERNEHICEEIASLGKELSEIAAAISSERQKTAKHLEKAIVRELRKLGIPHGVFSVSIGQDVSENGDISIGEKRYTAYDNGYDRIEFLLSTNIGEFPKPLARIASGGEISRVMLAMKSVLAENTELPILIFDEIDTGISGKVADAVGRSLRNLSRKHQIISITHLAQIAAMADSHLSVEKTVENERTRTKVRPLNGAQHVEAVANLLSGRQRSESSLRAAEELIEHAKKNGQD; encoded by the coding sequence ATGTCACCGAAGCTTTATCTTTTGACTATGCTTACCAACCTTTACATCAAGAATTTCGCTCTGATCGAAGAACTCTCCATCGAGTTTTCCAAAGGACTGACCATCATTACCGGTGAAACAGGTGCCGGTAAATCGATTCTCATAGGAGCTTTGAATCAGGTTCTCGGCATCAGAGCCAACAGCGACCTCGTCCGTTCGGGATCAAGCAAAGCGATTATAGAGGCGGTCATGATCCCCGAAAGCCCTCACAGGCTGTCTCCTATTCTCGACGAGGCGGAAATCGACCATGGTGATGAGATTCTCCTGCGCCGGGAAATTTCAGCAAAAGGACAATCACGATGTTTTATCAATGATTCTCCCTGCACCCTGCAGGTCCTTAAGCGGGTGGGAGATCTTCTCATCGATCTTCACGGCCAGCACGAACACCAGTTCCTCCTCCACCCCGAAACACATGCTTCGATGCTGGACGGATTCGGACAGTTTGCAGATCGCGTCGAATCATATCAAAAAGTTTACGCGCACCTGAAACAGCGAAGAAAAGAACTCGAACGACTTGTTGCCGACACAGACCGGATACAGGAAAAACGCGATTTGCTCGAGTACCAGCTCAAAGAACTCGAGTCGCTCGGTCTCAAAAAAGGTGAAAGTGCCGAACTTGAAGAGGAAATCACGTTGCACGAAAATTCCGAAACGCGTTTCAGTTTGTGTGCGGCGATCAACGAACAGCTCTACGATACGGAACGCTCGGCTTTTGTCCAGCTCTCTGAAGCCGTTCAGCAACTCGGCAGTCTGGCGGCAATAGATAAAAGCTTTTACGCACACCTCGAAGATGCAGAAAGCGCAAAAAGCCTCGTCGAAGAACTCAGTCGGGCCGTCCGGAACTATTCTGAAAGTATCGAGTTCAACCCAGAGCATCTCGAAGTGCTCAGGGAACGTCAGATGCAGTTGCAACGTGCAATGAAAAAGTACGGGAAAACCATTGAAGAACTTATCGATCTCAAGGAAAACATCATTGAAGAACTTTCCCTGGAAAGCAACCTTTCCGAAAGGAATGAACACATTTGCGAAGAAATAGCATCTCTCGGAAAAGAGCTGTCAGAGATTGCGGCAGCAATATCTTCGGAGCGTCAAAAAACGGCGAAACATCTGGAAAAAGCCATAGTGAGAGAGCTTCGAAAGCTCGGAATTCCCCACGGCGTGTTCAGCGTCAGCATTGGTCAGGATGTCTCGGAAAATGGAGATATATCCATTGGAGAAAAACGTTATACAGCTTATGACAATGGTTATGACCGTATCGAATTTCTTCTTTCCACCAATATCGGTGAATTCCCGAAACCACTTGCAAGAATTGCTTCAGGAGGAGAAATCTCAAGGGTCATGCTTGCCATGAAAAGCGTTCTTGCCGAAAACACTGAACTTCCCATTCTTATTTTCGATGAAATCGATACCGGAATAAGCGGAAAGGTAGCCGATGCAGTCGGCAGGAGCCTCAGGAACCTTTCAAGAAAGCATCAGATCATTTCGATTACCCATCTTGCACAGATAGCCGCAATGGCAGACAGTCACCTTTCAGTTGAAAAAACTGTAGAGAACGAGCGCACCCGGACGAAAGTCAGACCCCTCAACGGTGCACAACATGTCGAGGCGGTCGCGAATCTTCTAAGCGGCAGACAACGATCCGAATCCTCCCTGCGTGCAGCCGAGGAACTCATCGAACATGCAAAAAAAAACGGGCAGGACTAA
- the dapA gene encoding 4-hydroxy-tetrahydrodipicolinate synthase has product MSKRKITGSAVALVTPFKQDLSVDKEALRRLVQFHIAAGTDIVIPCGTTGESPTLTAGEQTEIIEIVREEAGNKILVAAGAGTNATDNAVTLAKNAEKAGAQALLSVAPYYNKPSQEGFYQHYSHIAAAVSIPIIVYNVPGRTGSNMTAQTILRLANDFENIAAVKEASDNMSQIIELLALRPQSFSVLTGEDPLILPFMALGGDGVISVAANQVPGEIKQLVTLMREGNLEEARTINNRLRRLFSLNFIESNPVPVKYSLSLMGMIEEIYRLPLVALQEENKEQVKEELRSLGLVN; this is encoded by the coding sequence ATGTCAAAAAGAAAAATCACCGGTTCCGCAGTTGCCCTGGTAACACCGTTCAAGCAAGATTTGTCGGTCGACAAAGAAGCGCTGCGTCGGCTCGTACAGTTTCATATTGCCGCGGGAACGGATATTGTCATTCCATGCGGAACAACCGGAGAATCTCCGACTCTTACCGCAGGCGAACAAACCGAAATAATCGAGATCGTCCGTGAAGAAGCCGGAAACAAAATCCTTGTTGCTGCAGGAGCGGGAACCAATGCCACGGACAATGCGGTAACGCTGGCAAAAAACGCGGAAAAAGCTGGAGCACAGGCGCTGCTCTCGGTTGCCCCGTACTATAACAAACCTTCACAGGAAGGCTTTTATCAGCACTACAGCCACATCGCCGCAGCGGTTTCCATACCGATTATCGTCTACAACGTACCAGGAAGAACAGGCAGCAACATGACGGCTCAAACCATTCTCCGTCTGGCGAATGACTTTGAAAATATCGCCGCCGTAAAGGAAGCGTCGGACAATATGAGTCAGATCATCGAACTGCTTGCACTGCGCCCTCAAAGCTTCTCTGTCCTTACCGGAGAAGACCCGCTTATTTTGCCGTTCATGGCCCTTGGGGGAGACGGCGTCATATCGGTCGCGGCAAACCAGGTACCTGGCGAAATAAAGCAGCTTGTCACGCTAATGCGCGAAGGCAATCTCGAGGAAGCAAGAACGATCAACAATAGGCTTCGCAGGCTTTTCAGTCTGAACTTCATCGAAAGTAACCCTGTACCGGTCAAATACAGCCTTTCGCTGATGGGAATGATCGAGGAGATCTACCGCCTGCCACTTGTTGCTCTGCAAGAGGAGAATAAAGAACAGGTCAAGGAAGAACTCAGGAGCCTGGGGCTTGTCAACTGA
- the gcvPA gene encoding aminomethyl-transferring glycine dehydrogenase subunit GcvPA: MPFIANTDSDRDEMLKGTGVASFDELIADIPEELRLKEPLDLPAALTEPEVMHLMEKLAASNVSTASHVSYLGGGAYDHYIPSAIKTIASRSEFYTAYTPYQAEVSQGTLQAIYEYQSMICRLYGMDTANASLYDGATALAEAISMAMVVTGRSKAVVAGKLHPNSLHVLRTFIEAGGDRAVVQNVLTDGVCDMESLEKTVNEGVAAVIVQQPNFYGCLEDVDRIGAVARDNGALFIVSADPVSLGILEAPGNYGADIAVGEGQPLGSALNFGGPYLGIFAAKKDYVRKIPGRLVGMTRDKDGEDGFILTLQTREQHIRREKATSNICTNQALNALQAVVYLSLLGKQGLKEVADHSLQKSHYLAGRIAELPGYSLKYQQPFFREFVVKTPVPAERVVTTMLEQGILAGYDLSAVGDEGLLVAVTEKRTQEQLDDFVRKLGAVS, encoded by the coding sequence ATGCCATTTATTGCCAATACGGACAGCGACCGTGATGAGATGCTTAAAGGAACAGGCGTGGCATCTTTTGACGAACTGATTGCGGATATTCCTGAAGAACTTCGTCTGAAAGAGCCGCTCGATCTTCCTGCAGCACTCACCGAGCCGGAAGTAATGCACCTTATGGAGAAACTCGCTGCAAGTAATGTCTCTACGGCGAGCCATGTCAGTTACCTTGGCGGAGGTGCCTATGACCATTATATCCCTTCTGCAATCAAGACCATTGCATCACGCAGTGAGTTTTATACCGCCTATACTCCTTATCAGGCCGAAGTTTCCCAGGGTACGCTTCAGGCTATCTATGAGTACCAGAGTATGATCTGCCGGCTTTATGGCATGGATACGGCAAATGCATCACTTTATGACGGTGCGACGGCTCTTGCCGAAGCTATTTCTATGGCTATGGTTGTCACCGGCCGTTCAAAGGCTGTTGTAGCAGGCAAGTTGCACCCGAATTCCCTGCATGTTCTCAGGACATTCATCGAGGCTGGTGGTGACCGTGCGGTTGTTCAAAATGTTCTGACGGATGGCGTTTGTGATATGGAAAGTCTGGAGAAAACTGTCAATGAGGGCGTTGCTGCCGTCATTGTCCAGCAGCCGAACTTTTACGGATGCCTCGAGGACGTCGATCGTATCGGTGCAGTTGCCCGCGATAACGGAGCTCTTTTCATCGTTTCGGCAGACCCGGTTTCTCTTGGAATTCTCGAAGCTCCAGGCAATTACGGTGCGGACATTGCTGTCGGCGAAGGGCAGCCTCTTGGCAGCGCATTGAATTTCGGCGGTCCGTATCTCGGAATTTTTGCCGCCAAGAAAGACTATGTCCGCAAGATACCGGGACGGCTTGTCGGAATGACCAGAGACAAGGATGGGGAAGATGGTTTCATTCTTACTCTGCAGACGAGGGAGCAGCATATTCGACGCGAAAAGGCAACCTCGAATATCTGTACCAATCAGGCTCTCAATGCTTTGCAGGCGGTGGTGTATCTCTCTCTTCTCGGTAAGCAAGGGCTCAAGGAGGTTGCGGATCATTCCTTGCAGAAATCACATTATCTTGCCGGCAGGATTGCCGAACTGCCGGGATATTCGTTGAAATATCAGCAGCCGTTTTTCAGAGAGTTCGTGGTAAAGACACCGGTACCGGCGGAGAGGGTTGTAACAACGATGCTGGAGCAGGGGATTCTTGCCGGTTACGATCTAAGTGCTGTAGGTGATGAAGGATTGCTGGTTGCCGTGACCGAGAAGCGCACGCAAGAGCAACTTGACGATTTTGTCCGGAAACTCGGGGCTGTCAGTTGA
- the gcvH gene encoding glycine cleavage system protein GcvH yields the protein MNFPDDLRYTNDHEWVKVLEDGTVRVGITDFAQSELGDVVFVETKPVGASLKQHEVFGTVEAVKTVADLFAPVAGSIKAVNEALDAAEVVNTSPYEEGWMIELTVDDPAQLEALMTAEQYKKTVGE from the coding sequence ATGAATTTCCCAGATGATCTCCGCTATACCAATGACCATGAATGGGTCAAAGTGCTTGAAGACGGAACAGTTCGTGTCGGAATAACCGATTTTGCCCAGTCCGAGCTGGGTGATGTTGTTTTTGTTGAAACAAAGCCCGTGGGCGCTTCCTTGAAGCAGCATGAGGTTTTCGGTACAGTCGAGGCCGTAAAAACCGTTGCCGACCTGTTTGCGCCGGTCGCTGGCTCAATCAAAGCGGTAAATGAAGCTCTCGATGCGGCGGAAGTCGTCAACACCAGTCCTTACGAAGAAGGCTGGATGATCGAGCTTACCGTGGATGATCCCGCGCAGCTCGAGGCATTGATGACGGCCGAGCAGTACAAAAAAACAGTCGGGGAGTAG
- the rlmB gene encoding 23S rRNA (guanosine(2251)-2'-O)-methyltransferase RlmB, which yields MNDIVYGRNAVLELLASNPEKIEKIYMQFNTGHHKLKEILITSKRSRIPTGKARLEKLSEIAGTSKHQGVCALISTIRYYQLDEILQNPRNTSPLIVVLPGLNDPHNVGAIIRTAEAVAADAVILVDGKGTPVNAAVHKASAGAASHMRLCKVRSLVTCLKMFREKGFQVIAADMHAEKNYTDIDFRLPSVLLMGSEGGGLTPHSREQCDCLVRIPMAGCVESLNVSVSAGVLLYEAMRQRLL from the coding sequence ATGAATGATATCGTTTATGGCAGGAACGCTGTGCTCGAGCTGCTCGCTTCGAACCCTGAAAAGATCGAAAAGATCTACATGCAGTTCAATACAGGGCATCACAAGCTCAAAGAAATTCTCATTACATCCAAGCGTTCAAGGATTCCGACAGGTAAAGCACGCCTTGAAAAACTCAGTGAGATTGCAGGAACAAGCAAGCATCAGGGGGTTTGCGCACTGATTAGCACGATACGTTATTATCAACTCGATGAAATTCTTCAGAACCCTCGCAATACCAGTCCTTTGATCGTTGTTCTTCCCGGGTTGAACGATCCACATAATGTCGGGGCTATCATCCGCACTGCCGAAGCGGTTGCAGCCGATGCCGTCATACTGGTCGATGGCAAGGGTACCCCCGTCAATGCAGCAGTGCACAAGGCGTCGGCAGGAGCTGCTTCACACATGCGGTTATGTAAGGTGAGAAGTCTTGTTACCTGCCTCAAGATGTTTCGGGAAAAAGGGTTTCAGGTTATCGCCGCGGATATGCATGCGGAGAAAAACTACACGGATATTGATTTTAGACTTCCTTCGGTTTTGCTGATGGGGAGTGAAGGCGGGGGGCTTACACCTCATAGCCGTGAACAGTGTGACTGTCTTGTCCGCATACCGATGGCCGGGTGTGTCGAGTCATTGAATGTAAGCGTTTCGGCAGGGGTTTTGCTCTACGAAGCGATGCGCCAACGGCTGTTGTAG